In a genomic window of Parambassis ranga chromosome 24, fParRan2.1, whole genome shotgun sequence:
- the dusp10 gene encoding dual specificity protein phosphatase 10 yields the protein MPPSPLDDRIVVALPRPIRPQELQLRLDTSYLDSITTSNSSNTFISTSVVKIRATANLVTYMPSSKGSTRSLSCGCSSASCCSVTTYEKDSQSLSHSPVSASSPNLSYAGPPTPMVSNHEALSAPSLTPGTPKVLSAVRLIHPNELAKRMTCCPMGHPVGPVPVIIDCRPFTEYNNSHIRGAVHINCSDKISRRRLQQGKITVLDLISCREGKDSFKGIFSKEIVVYDESTVDPNRLTPSQPLHVVLESLRREGKDPIILKGGLSCFRQTHENLCEHSLYLHEGLDMGAAAGLTGPLPHSLPSTPDIENAELTPILPFLYLGNEQDAQDIDLLQRLNIGYILNVTTHLPLYHYETGLFVYKRLPATDSNKQNLRQYFEEAFEFIEEAHQAGMGLLIHCQAGVSRSATIVIAYLMKHTWMTMTDAYKFVKTRRPIISPNLNFMGQLLEFEEDLNNGITPRILTPKLIGVETVV from the exons ATGCCTCCATCTCCCCTTGACGACAGAATTGTGGTGGCGCTGCCAAGGCCGATTCGACCTCAGGAACTCCAACTGCGCCTGGACACCAGCTACCTGGACTCCATCACcaccagcaacagcagcaacaccttCATCAGCACCTCTGTGGTGAAGATCCGGGCGACGGCCAATCTTGTAACGTATATGCCCTCATCCAAGGGCTCCACGCGCTCGTTGTCGTGTGGATGTAGCAgtgccagctgctgctctgtgactacCTATGAGAAGGACAGCCAGAGCCTCAGCCACAGCCCGGTGAGCGCCAGCAGCCCTAACCTCAGCTATGCCGGGCCACCCACCCCCATGGTAAGCAACCATGAAGCATTAAGCGCCCCAAGTCTCACCCCAGGCACACCAAAGGTCCTGTCCGCCGTGAGGCTCATCCACCCCAATGAGCTGGCCAAGCGGATGACCTGCTGCCCCATGGGCCACCCCGTTGGGCCGGTGCCAGTCATCATCGACTGCAGGCCCTTCACGGAGTACAACAACAGCCACATCCGTGGAGCCGTGCACATCAACTGCTCCGACAAGATCAGCCGGCGGCGGCTGCAGCAGGGCAAGATCACTGTGCTGGACCTCATCTCCTGCCGCGAGGGCAAGGACTCTTTTAAGGGCATCTTCTCCAAAGAGATAGTGGTTTACGATGAGAGCACCGTGGACCCCAACAGGCTGACACCCTCCCAGCCTCTGCACGTGGTCCTGGAATCTCTGAGGAGGGAGGGCAAGGACCCCATCATCCTCAAAG GAGGCCTTAGCTGCTTCAGGCAGACCCATGAAAACCTGTGTGAGCACTCGCTTTACCTTCATGAGGGCTTGGACATGGGCGCAGCTGCCGGCCTAACGGGGCCTCTACCTCATTCCCTGCCCTCCACCCCAGACATCGAGAACGCAGAGCTGACGCCTATCCTGCCCTTCCTCTACCTGGGAAACGAGCAGGATGCTCAGGACATCGACCTGCTGCAGCGCCTGAACATCGGCTACATCCTAAATGTGACCACACACCTGCCGCTCTACCACTATGAGACGGGCCTCTTCGTCTACAAGCGCCTGCCCGCCACCGACAGCAACAAGCAGAACCTGCGTCAGTACTTTGAGGAGGCGTTTGAATTCATCG AGGAAGCACATCAAGCAGGTATGGGCCTTCTGATCCACTGCCAGGCAGGCGTGTCTCGTTCAGCTACCATCGTCATCGCCTACCTGATGAAGCACACCTGGATGACCATGACGGATGCCTACAAGTTTGTCAAAACTAGGAGGCCCATCATCTCCCCGAACCTCAACTTCATGGGCCAGCTGCTGGAGTTTGAGGAGGACCTCAACAACGGAATAACGCCACGAATCCTCACACCAAAGCTGATCGGTGTGGAAACCGTTGTCTAA